One region of Camelina sativa cultivar DH55 chromosome 6, Cs, whole genome shotgun sequence genomic DNA includes:
- the LOC104791871 gene encoding glucan endo-1,3-beta-glucosidase 2-like, which produces MKKIHSLSSHLLLLITLTAIATPTTITTATTIGVTYSTPASISTTAQLSPDRIAAKVVSMSIPAVRLLDSNPAMIRAFAYTNVSLFLSVPNPLVPLLASNRSLAMRWVYRHVLPFHPRTKISIISVGNDVISYSPDVSPFLLRAMQNVHQSLVDLRIYKISVSTTFSFFNIVPTAFPPSSAQFQQPNGEVIIRPILQFLERTNSSFLINLYPYNMYRSSFSIPIGFALFEEFPFNFRDDLTTGVRYRNLFDMMVDAVISAMAVMGHENLPVIVAETGWPSSGIDASEVDATLLYSEMFLKALLTHLRSGSGTPLRKEGVSEVYIFELVEKDAKQGIRNWGLLHHNMTSKYSFEFSDGGKARSFVELLIGCFVGLVMLYLLM; this is translated from the coding sequence atgaagaagatacactctctctcctctcatctcctcctccttatCACGTTAACCGCCATAGCTACACCTACGACGATCACCACCGCCACGACGATCGGAGTCACCTACTCAACTCCAGCTTCAATCTCCACCACCGCACAACTCTCGCCGGACAGAATCGCCGCTAAAGTCGTCTCTATGAGCATCCCGGCGGTGAGGCTCCTCGACTCAAATCCGGCGATGATTCGCGCCTTCGCTTACACAAACGTATCCCTCTTCCTCTCCGTACCGAATCCACTCGTTCCTCTCCTCGCTTCGAACCGTTCGCTCGCGATGCGTTGGGTCTACCGCCACGTGCTTCCGTTTCACCCTCGCACCAAGATCTCGATCATCTCCGTCGGGAACGACGTGATCTCTTACTCGCCGGACGTATCTCCGTTTCTCCTCCGCGCGATGCAGAACGTTCATCAATCTCTCGTGGATCTTAGAATCTACAAGATCTCTGTGTCGACGACGTTCTCGTTCTTCAACATCGTACCCACGGCGTTCCCACCTTCGTCGGCGCAGTTTCAACAACCTAACGGCGAAGTGATCATCAGACCGATTCTTCAATTCCTCGAAAGAACCAACTCGTCGTTCTTGATCAATCTCTATCCCTACAACATGTACCGGTCTAGCTTCTCGATTCCGATTGGGTTTGCTCTTTTTGAAGAGTTCCCGTTTAATTTCAGAGACGATCTCACCACCGGAGTTAGGTACCGTAATCTTTTCGATATGATGGTTGATGCTGTGATTAGTGCTATGGCTGTTATGGGGCATGAGAATCTTCCGGTGATTGTTGCGGAGACTGGTTGGCCTAGCTCTGGTATTGATGCTAGTGAAGTAGATGCGACGTTGCTCTACAGTGAGATGTTCTTGAAAGCTTTGTTGACTCATCTGAGAAGCGGATCTGGAACACCGTTGAGGAAAGAAGGTGTTTCTGAGGTTTATATCTTTGAGCTTGTTGAGAAAGATGCTAAGCAAGGGATTAGGAACTGGGGGCTTTTGCATCATAACATGACTAGTAAGTACAGCTTTGAGTTCTCGGATGGAGGCAAAGCCAGAAGTTTCGTTGAGCTTTTGATTGGATGCTTTGTGGGATTGGTGATGCTTTACCTGCTGATGTAG
- the LOC104791870 gene encoding LIM domain-containing protein WLIM2b-like: MSFTGTQQKCKACEKTVYAVELLSADGVGYHKSCFKCTHCKSRLQLSSYSSMEGVLYCKPHFEQLFKESGSFNKNFQSPAKPADKSTTPELTRTPSRVAGRFSGTQEKCATCSKTVYPIEKVTVESQTYHKSCFKCSHGGCALSPSNYAALEGILYCKHHFAQLFKEKGSYNHLIKSASIKRSAAAAGVPAAADPES; the protein is encoded by the exons ATGTCTTTTACAGGAACTCAACAGAAATGCAAGGCTTGTGAGAAGACAGTGTATGCTGTGGAGCTTCTCTCAGCTGATGGAGTTGGCTATCACAAGTCTTGCTTCAAATGCACTCACTGCAAAAGCAGGCTTCAG ctGAGCAGTTACTCATCCATGGAAGGTGTGTTGTACTGTAAGCCTCATTTTGAGCAGCTCTTCAAGGAGAGTGGTAGCTTCAACAAGAACTTTCAGTCAC CTGCAAAGCCGGCTGACAAATCAACAACTCCTGAGCTG ACAAGGACACCTAGTCGAGTTGCCGGCAGATTCTCTGGTACACAAGAGAAATGCGCCACTTGCAGTAAAACTGTATATCCTATCGAGAAG GTAACAGTGGAGAGCCAGACATATCACAAGTCCTGCTTCAAATGCTCACATGGAGGCTGCGCACTTTCGCCATCCAACTACGCAGCTCTTGAAGGAATCCTGTACTGCAAGCACCATTTCGCTCAGCTCTTCAAGGAAAAGGGAAGTTACAACCACTTGATCAAATCCGCTTCCATCAAACGCTCTGCAGCCGCTGCCGGCGTACCAGCAGCCGCGGATCCTGAAtcttaa